The nucleotide sequence TATATACTCAAACCAACCGCATCTCTCTGTCGCTTTAAAATCTGCATCACAGCCGCAGCAGCCAATATAGAGAAGTTGATCTTATTAAGATTATCTCTTTTAAAACCATTGACTTTTGGATAATGCATGGAAGAAGAGTTGTCTATAACTAAATGACATCTTAAGTTGGTCTCTTCTTCAAATCTTTTGGTGTATAATTTATCTGTTTTAGCATACAACTTCCAGTCTATATGTTTTGTACTTTCCCCATTATTGTACAATTTATGCTCGGCAAACTCTGCAGAAAAACCATGAAACGGGCTTTTATGCATTCCAGATACAAAACCTTCTACAATTTGCTTTGCCAGAAGTTCTAAATTGAATGCGTCATTTAATTCATTTACGTTTTGCTCTAAACCTTTTTTCATGGAAAATGATGGACTTCTTAATTAAGAATGATAATGAAAGGTAAAGAATATTTATAAATGAAAAAGACCTAACATAATTGCCAGGTCTTTTCAAAATATATCTATCTTCCTTTAGAAGATCTCTTTATATACTACAATAAAGCGTCTAATGCTTCTGCGTAAGTGTTCTTAGGAGCAACACCTACTTGACGCCCTACTACTTCCCCATTTTGAAAGATCAATACCGTTGGTATATTTCTTACTCCGTATTTTGCAGCAAATTCCTGGTTGGCATCTACATCCAATTTCCCTACAACTGCTTTTCCGTCGTAATCTTTACTTATATCATCAATAATTGGTCCTACCATTCTACAAGGTCCACACCATGCAGCCCAAAAATCGACCATTACTGGTTGCTCGCTTTTAAGCACCATTTCTTCAAAATTAGCATCTGTTATTTCTAAAGCCATAATTTTTATTTTTTCCGATTAATATGTAAAAATAGTCAAATATTTTGCCAAAACTTACACGTGTCATATTAGATTTAATTATGCTCGCATTGTAAGCCCCTATCTTATAAAGACCATTCAAATTAAGACGCACTGTATTTTCTACAAACAGCTTGAATGTACAATTTCTTTAAAATTAAGACGATTTTATTTTTCTAATTCAATTTATACATTACTTGCTCTCCTTCCAAAGCGTCAAGCAATTCTTGAGAAATCTTTACTTTTTGCTTTCTACTAGTCATATCAACCTTCACCATTTCCTTCATTTCATACACTATAAAATTAAGGCTATGATCTCCCCTATGAGCTCTAATAATCTCTTTTAGGTTTTCAATTTGTTCTTCTTTGATATGATTAATGTCTAGCTGAATAGTTAGTTTTCTAGCATAGATATCCATTACATCATGCAGCAATTGAAAGTTATTAAACTGAAGTCTAGGTTCACTTTTAGCGCCGGTATCTTTATTGGTCCAACCTTCCTTCACAAAAGCCTTTACATAGACAAAACCATTTGGGACTAAGAAATGCTGAAATCTCAAATATTCTTCTCCAAATATTCTGAATTCATAAGAGTCTAAATAGTCTTCTATTGTAAAAGCTGCCCATCCTTTCCCCATTTTTGAGGTTCTATGTTGCACATCTGAAACCACTCCTCCAAATGCCAATTCTCTGTTTACATAGGTAGAAAGATCTTTAAAGTCTGAAACCTGCGCATTGCAGAAATAATGGATCTCTGCTTTAAAATCGTCTAGAGGATGTCCGGAAATATAAATTCCGACCACATCTTTTTCTCGCTTCAATTTTCCCATGGTACCCCATTCTTCACATGGCGGAACCACTGGCTCTGGTATTTGAACATCACTGGCCTCACCAAATAAGCTTACCTGAGAAGAATTTTCACTTTCCTGAAATTTTGCAGCATACTTTATTACCTTCTCCAAAAAGGTAATTCCATCTCCCTCATCATGGAAATACTGAGCACGATGATTCCCAAAACCATCAAATCCCCCAGCCAATGCTAAACTTTCAAAAGCTTTTTTATTTGCTGAACGCAGATCTATTCTCTTGGCCATATCAAAAATAGACTTGTAGGGTCCGGACTCTGTTTTTCTATTCTCTACAATGGTAGCCACTGCTCCAGAACCAACCCCTTTAATTGCGCCCATCCCAAATCTCACCGCATACTCCTTATTTACCGAGAATTTGTAGTAAGATTCATTCACATCTGGCCCAAGAACTTTCAATTTCATCCGCTTACATTCTTCCATAAAGAAGGTAACCTGCTTAATATCATTCATATTATTAGAAAGTACTGCTGCCATGTATTCTGCAGGATAATGCGCTTTTAAATAAGCTGTTTGGTATGCTATCCAAGCATAACATGTAGAGTGAGATTTGTTAAAAGCGTAAGATGCAAAAGCTTCCCAATCTTTCCATATCTTCTCTAGAATCTCTCTTGGATGCCCTTTTGCCTCTCCTCCATCTAAGAACTTAGGCTTAAGAGTAGCCAACAAATCAACTAATTTCTTACCCATCGCCTTTCTCAACATATCTGCCTCACCTTTTGTAAAGCCTGCTAACTTTTGAGAAAGCAACATCACTTGCTCCTGATATACTGTAATACCATAAGTTTCCTTAAGATATCCCTCCATATCTTCAAGATCATACGCTATCTCTTCATCTCCATGTTTTCTAGCAATAAAGCTTGGAATATATTCCATTGGCCCCGGTCTGTACAACGCATTCATGGCAATAAGGTCATCAAAAACCGTTGGTTTTAATGCCTGCATGTGCTTTTGCATTCCAGGAGATTCATATTGAAAGATCCCTACCGTTTCTCCACGTTGGAAAAGCTCATAGGTTTTCTCATCATCTAGCGGAAAGTTATCGGGATCTAGATCTATATTATGTCTTCCTTTTACAATTTTGACAGTGTCTTTGATAAGGGTTAATGTTTTCAACCCCAAGAAGTCCATTTTTAATAGCCCTGCACTTTCTACTACAGAGTTATCAAATTGCGTAACATAAAGATCTGAATCTTTAGCTACAGATACAGGAACGAAATTGGTAATATCACTAGGAGTAATAATAACTCCACATGCGTGTATTCCCGTATTTCTTACAGAACCTTCTAAAATTCTGGCCTGATTTAAGGTTTGTGCCTCAAGATCATCACCATCGGCTATATTTAAAAGCTCTCGTACTTTATCCAGATCTTCACTTCTAAATTTCTTTTTTAATTCTTTTTCATCTACTCCAAAGATCTTTCCAAGCTTAGACATGTTTGGGATAAGCTTAGAAATTCGATCTGCCTCGTTCAATGGAAGATCTAATACCCGAGCAGTATCTCTAATAGAAGATTTAGCTGCCATGGTACCATACGTAATAATCTGTGCCACCTGATTTGCACCATATTTCTTAATCACATAATCCATTACCCGACTACGACCTTCATCATCAAAGTCAATATCTATATCGGGCATACTTACACGATCCGGATTTAAGAATCTCTCAAAAAGCAGATCGTATTTAATTGGATCTATATTGGTAATTGCTAAACAGTAAGCAACAGCACTACCCGCTGCAGAACCCCTACCGGGACCAACAGAAACATCCATTTGTCGAGCCGCTCTAATAAAATCTTCAACAATCAAGAAGTATCCAGGATATCCGGTTTTTTCAATTACAGACAATTCAAAATCCAATCTGGTCTTAATATCTTCAGTAATTTCACCATATCTCCCTTTTGCACCTTCATAAGTGAGGTGTTTTAAATAGGCATTTTCCCCTCTTTTTCCATCATCTACTGCATCTTCCGCAACAATAAATCGCTCTGGAATATCAAAGGCAGGTAAAAGTACATCTCTCGCTAACTCAAAAGGCTCAATTTTGTCTACCACCTCTTGAATGTTAGAGATCGCTTGTGGTAGATCTTTAAATAATGATTTCATTTCCAGATCAGATTTGAAATAGAACTCATTATTAGGAAGACCATACCTATAGCCTCTACCTCTACCTATAGGAGTAGCTTGCTTTTCTCCGTCTTTTACACACAACAAAATATCATGAGCATTAGCATCTGCCTGTGCTCTATAATAAGTATTATTGGTAGCTACTATTTTAACATTATGCTTCTTGGAAAATTGAAGCAAGACTTGATTTACACGATTCTCTTCTTCTAGATCATGACGCATCAATTCTATATAAAGGTCTTCACCAAAAGTTTCCTTCCACCATATCAAAGCTTCTTCTGCCTGATTTTCTCCAACATTTAAAATCTTTCCTGGAACTTCTCCATTAAGATTTCCAGTAAGTACAATGAGATCTTCTTTATATCTTTTTATTACTTCTTTATCTATTCTAGGCACATAGTAAAACCCATCTATATAAGCAGCAGACGCCATTTTTGCAAGGTTGTGATAACCTTTCTTATTTTTGGCAAGAATTACAATTTGATACCCGTTGTCTTTTCTGGTTTTATCTTTATGATCTTCACAAACAAAGAATTCACAGCCAAGAACTGCTTTTAACTCCTTTGCGTCTGCAGGTTCATTATTTGCTAATGCAGCTTCATTTTCTGCTCTTACAGCTTTATTGTAATTCCCTACTTCTTTTACGAAGTGGAAAGCACCCATCATATTCCCATGATCTGTCATTGCAACAGCAGGCATATTTTCTTCTCCTGCAGCTTTTACAAGATTAGGAATGCTTATCGTAGATTGTAAGATCGAGAACTGAGAATGGTTATGGAGGTGAGAAAATCGTACTTCATCTAGCTTTTCTAAATTTTCCTGTATCTCTTCTGTAGAAATTTCATCAACCCCATTTACCTTTTGGAGTCGTTCTCTAATTTTAGCAGAAGCCTTTTTAAGGTTGATGTGTTTTAAACCGATAAGCTGTATAGGCTGAGGATTGCTTTCAGAAAAATTCTGAAAATAATCTACAGGTACATCCAGCTCTTCTTTGGTATAAATTTCTTTTCTGATCAATTCCAAAAAACAACGCGTAGTTGCTTCTACATCTGCCGTTGCGTTGTGAGCTTCTGCAAAAGGTTCAGAAAATAACTCTTCGTGTAGTTCTGTAAGGGTAGGTAATTTAAATCTACCATATCTACCTCCCGGTAACTTACATAGCTCTGCAGTTTTTTCTGTACACGTATCCAACACCGGAAAATCTTGAAGAGAATTTTCCATTCCCTCTCGTAGAAATTCGGCTCCCATAATATTAAGGTCGAAACCTACATTCTGTCCAACTACAAATTTGGTTTTTTGCAGTGCAATGTTGAATTTTTCTAATACCTCTTGTAAAGAAATCCCTTCCTCCTGCGCTAATTCTGTAGAAATTCCATGAATTTTTTCCGCATCAAAGGGAATATTAAAACCTTCAGGTTTTACAAGATAATCCTGACTTTCTATAAGATTTCCCATTTCGTCATGCAGCTGCCATGCAATTTGAATACATCGAGGCCAATTGTCAAAATCGGTTAATGGAGCATCCCAGCGTTTAGGTAATCCGGTGGTTTCGGTATCAAAAATAAGGTACATTCTATAAGGGATATTTGGAGGTTATGCATTGATTATCAGAAATCAACAAAAAACCATGAAGTAAAACTAATCAGATTTAAAAATAAGAAAAAATTCATCTTCCTCTAGTCGTCCAACTTTCAATTTATTAACCAAATTTCCCAAAAATAAAAAACTCTTAGAAAAACACAGTGTTACTGCACTTTTCTAAGAGTTTTCTGGCTAACTCTAACTAACAATTTTATTTAACGGAAATTAATCTTTCCACTGCTCTAAAGACTTTACTTTATTTAATGCATCTGTAATAGAATTACGTTGTTTCATTAAAACATTCCCTGTTGATGATGGAATTTCTTCACTTTTCAACACTTCATTATATTCTTCTACCGCAGCTTTCTCTCCTCTAATAGCTTCTTCTAAAACTGCTTCTTCGTTATCTGATGATAATGATGTTTTAATATCCATCCATCCTCTGTGAATATCTCCTTTCAAACTAGTTCCTTTGTCCGGCTCTTGTCCAAAACTTTTGATCTCAGATTTTAATTCATGTCCAAAATCATATCTTTCTTTAGCACGTTGGTTAAAAAATTCTTTTAACTGAGGATTTTTTACGTTCTCTGCTGCCATTTGATATCCTTTTTCAGAATCATAATTTTTTTCTAGCAGACTATTTAATTTATTAGCAACATCTTCAGAATACTTCATAACTTTATTTTTTATTAAACATTTTTTCTTCTTCAAAATTACACTCTAAGCTTCGTATATCCAGGTTTTTAACAAGGTTTAGCACTGTTTAACTGGAATTAACAATCTGAAATAAAATATTTTAATTTCTCTTAAATTGCTGCCAAGAACCCTCTTTTAAAAAGCACAGCAGCCTATTTAAATAGACACAGGTATCTTTAGTTCAGAAAATTATGTTCTGAATAAATAAATATAGTATCTTTGCAGACTCATTAATAATGGAGGTCGAGAACCTCACAAATTAATTTTTATGCCTGTAAAAATAAGATTACAAAGACACGGTAAAAAAGGAAAACCTTTTTACTGGATTATCGCTGCTGATGCTAGAGCGAAAAGAGATGGTAAATACCTTGAAAAATTAGGGATCTACAATCCAAATACCAACCCTGCGACTATCGAATTAGATGTTAATGAAGCGGTAAAATGGTTACAGAACGGTGCACAACCAACAGATACTGCCCGTGCTATCCTTTCTTATAAAGGAGCTCTTCTTAAGAACCACCTTGCTGGTGGAGTTAGAAAAGGAGCAATTACTGAAGAGCAAGCAGATGAAAAATTCCAAGCTTGGTTAGATGAAAAAGAAGGAAAAGTTTCTAATAAAAAAGAATCTTTATCTAAAGAGCAAGAAGCTGCAAAGCAAAAAGCTCTAGAAGCTGAAAAAGAAGTAAATGCTAAGCGCGAAGCTGCTGCTAAAGAAGCTGCAGATGCCGCAACTGCTGAAGAAGCTGCTGCTAATGATGCTGAAGCAACTACAGAAGATGCTTCTACTGAAGAAAACAAAGAAGCTTAATTTAATTAACTAGCGATGCTTAAAGAAGAATGTTTCTATTTAGGAAAGATCGTTAGTAAATTTAGTTTCAAAGGGGAGGTATTAATTAAACTTGATACCGATGAACCCGAAGCTTACACAGAAATGGAATCAGTATTCGTTGATTACAACGATAATCTGGTTCCATTTTTTATTGAAAGAAGCTCTCTCCACAAAAGCGATTTGCTTCGCGCTAAATTTGAAGATGTAAATACCGAAGAAGATGCTGAAGATCTAATGAAATGTGATCTCTACCTTCCTCTCACCCTTCTTCCAGAACTAGACGGCGATAAATTCTACTTTCATGAAATTATTGGATTTACCGTTGAGGATATAGAATATGGTACCGTTGGAAAAATTGTTTCTATAAACGATAGCACTGCCCAATCTTTATTTGAGATCGAAAAAGACGGTAAAGAAGTTCTTATCCCTATGAACGAGGAATTCATAGAAAAGTTAGATAAAAAGAATAAGATCATATTCTTAAAAACTCCTGAAGGTCTAATAGATCTTTACTTAGATTAATTAGCTTGGAAGCTCCTTTTAAATTTAAAGAATTTAGTATTTCTCAAGACAGATGCGCCATGAAAATTGGTACAGATGGTGTTCTTTTAGGTGCTTGGACTCCTGTAGATAAAAATGTATTTTCTATACTTGATATTGGAACAGGAACTGGATTAATTTCATTGATGCTTGCGCAAAGAAGTTATGCAGATTTAATAGATGCTCTTGAAATAGATGAAAATGCTTATGAACAGGCGGTAGAAAATTTTGAAAATAGCCCCTGGGGAGATAGATTATATTGTTATCATGCAGGCTTTGATGAATTTGTAGAGGAGATGCAGGATGAAAAATATGACCTAATTGTAAGTAACCCCCCTTTTTATAATTCTAATCTTTCTGATAAAAAGACCTCTTCTAGAGAAATTGCAAGATTTCAAGATGCTTTGCCTTTTGAAGAATTAATTTCTGGAGCGTCAAAGTTACTTTCTGAAGAAGGAAAATTAAGCCTGATAGTGCCTGCAGATGAAGAAAGCAAGATCTTAGAGTTTGCTAAAGTTTGCAATTTATACCCCTCAAAGATCACCCGAGTGAAAGGCACTCCTACTTCTGAAATTAAAAGAAGTTTGATCTTATTGAGCTTTCAGCAGAAAGAAACTATACAAGATATATTGATTTTAGAGGAAAGCAGACATCATTATACTAAAGAATATCATAAAATGGTAGAACCTTTCTACTTAAAATTATAAGCTTTTAAATTGTTTGCTATTCTTGGGTTGGCTATTTTTGTGTACAAACCCACGATAAATGAAAGCCGACTTATTTCAAGCTCCTGATTACTACAATATTGACGATCTACTTACAGACGAACATAAAATGGTTCGTGATGCTGCTCGTGAATGGGTAAAAAGAGATGTTTCTCCTATTATTGAACAAGCTGCTCAAGAAGCAAAATTTCCAAAATCTATTATAAAAGGTCTTGCCAATATTGGCGCATTTGGACCTTACATCCCAGAAGAATACGGCGGAGCTGGTTTAGACCAGATCTCTTACGGACTTATAATGCAAGAAATTGAACGTGGAGATAGTGGCGTGAGATCTACGGCTTCTGTACAATCTTCTTTGGTGATGTATCCAATCTATGCCTATGGAAGTGAAGAGCAAAAGAAGAAATTTCTTCCTAAGCTGGCATCTGGAGAATTTATGGGAAGTTTTGGTCTTACGGAACCAGATCATGGATCTAATCCAGGAGGACTAGTTACTAATTTTAAAGACAAAGGAGACCACTATTTATTAAATGGTGCAAAATTATGGATCTCAAATTCGCCTTTTGCAGACATCGCTGTGGTATGGGCTAAGAATGAAGATGGTAGAATTCACGGATTAATTGTAGAACGCGGAATGGAAGGTTTTTCTACACCAGAAACCCACAATAAATGGTCGCTTCGAGCAAGTGCAACCGGAGAACTTATTTTTGATAACGTAAAAGTTCCAAAAGAAAACCTTTTGCCAAATAAAAGTGGATTGGGAGCTCCGCTAGGATGTTTAGATTCCGCTAGATATGGAATCTCTTGGGGAGCAATTGGAGCTGCAATGGATTGTTATGATACAGCGCTGAGATATTCTAAAGAAAGAATGCAGTTTGGAAAACCAATTGCCGGATTTCAATTACAACAGAAGAAATTGGCTGAAATGATCACAGAGATCACAAAAGCTCAACTCTTAGCATGGAGATTAGGTGTTCTTAAAAATGAAGGTAAAGCTACCTCAGCTCAGATCTCTATGGCTAAAAGGAATAATGTAGCTATGGCATTAAATGTTGCAAGAGAAGCCAGACAGGTACTTGGAGCAATGGGTATTACTGGAGAATACAGCATAATGAGACATATGATGAATTTAGAAAGTGTAATAACCTATGAAGGTACACATGATATTCATTTACTTATTACAGGAATGGATATTACCGGGATATCTGCTTTCAATTAAGAAATATTAAAACTTAAATACTAAAGGGTAAGTCTATACATAATGACTTACCCTTTTTTCATATCTCAATATTAAATCGCATTACGCTCTTGTTTCTATACTATTTAAAAGAGAGCTACAACAAGCGTTAAAAACGAATAAAAACACAGTTAATCATTTTAAAAGTAATAAGCTGCTAATTACTTTTGCATACTCTAAAGAAAGAAAATGATTCAGGATATAAATACGGCTTTAAAGCCACATACAGCACAATTATTAAATCATCCATTATATAATAAGATCACCAGACCGGAGCATTTACGATGTTTCATGGAACACCATGTGTTTGCAGTCTGGGATTTCATGTCTCTTTTAAAATCGTTGCAGGAAAAACTAACTAAAACATCTACTCCCTGGGTACCGGTTGGTAATCCTGAAATAAGATACCTCATAAACGAAATAGTTCTTGCAGAAGAGACTGATGTGAATATAGATGGCAATCATCAAAGTCATTTTGAGATGTATTTGGAAGCGATGGAAAGAAGTGGCGCCAGCAGAAAAAAGATTGAAGATCTTTTATTTCAGGTAACTCATGGTACAGATATTTTCCTGATTATCGCGGTAAGCGATCTTCCTCTTAGTATTAAACAATTTTTGAAATTTACTTTTGAAACTATTGCGGAAGGAAAACCACATAAAATTGCTGCAGCTTTCACCTTTGGAAGAGAAGGACTAATTCCAGATATGTTCACTTCCATTATTAAAAGTGTACAACAGAATTTTCCGGAAGAAGATCTTAAGCTCTTTAAGTATTATTTTGATAGACATATAGAACTAGACGCCGATGAACATGGGCCAATGGCTTTTAAAATGATAGAGGAACTTTGCAATAACGATCCTGAAAAATGGCAAGAAGTGATGGATATTTCTAAAAAAAGTCTGGAACACAGAATCGAACTTTGGGACGGAATAGAAAGTGAAATTTCAGAAACTATAGCAACTCATTAGAGAATAATCATAATCATAAGAAAGGGCAGGAAAATAGATTTTCTGCCCTTTTATTATTAAAACAAATTAATTTATTACTTCACTAATTCAAAAGATGTTCTTAAAGAATCGTCTGCAGAATTAGTTCCAACAAAAACTTCAAAATCTCCTAGTTCATAAACATGTTCTAAACTGGAATTATAAAATTTTAAATCTTCAACACTAAGCTCAAATGTTACAGTTTTCATTTCTCCTTTTTTGAGAAATATCTTCTGAAAACCTTTTAATTCTTTAACCGGTCTAGTAACAGAGCCAACAAGATCTCTTACATATAACTGCACAACCTCTTTTCCATCATAATTACCAGAATTGGTAATATCTACGCTAATCTTTAAGGTCTCATTCTCCGCAAGTTGCTCCGTACTCAGACTCAAATTCTTATAGCTAAAGGTGGTATAACTTAAACCATACCCAAATGGGTATAAAGGTTCATTTCGAACATCTAGATAGTTAGATCGAAATTTTACGAATTCCCCTTCTTTATTTTCTAGAGGTCTCCCGGTATTTTTATGATTATAATAAATAGGGATCTGACCTACATTTCTTGGAAAAGTTGCTGTGATCTTTGCCGATGGATTAACGTCACCAAACAAAACATCTGCCAGTGCATCTCCTGTTTCGCTCCCTGCAAACCATACATCTAAAATTGCAGGTACTGTTTTATCTTCTTCTGTTAGCACCAACGGACGTCCGTTAAAAAGCACCAACACTACAGGTTTTCCTGTTTTCACCAAGGCTTGTAACAGATCTCTTTGTGCCTTAGGAATAGAAATATCGGTACGACTACTGCTTTCTCCGCTCATTTCTGCGGCTTCACCAATTGCAGCGACAATAACATCAGATTTTGAAGCAATGGATACCGCTTCTTTTAACATCTCTTCATCAGACCTACCATCTCTTGGAATGTCTTTTCCAAAAGCAGTTCCTCGTGCTTCAAATTCTTTATCGTAAGACAAATTACTCCCCTTAGCATAAAGTACTTTAGCAGAATTTCCAACCGCAGATTTAATTCCATCCAATACAGAAACAGATTTATCTTGAGGAGTAGCTACGCTCCAAGTTCCGGCCATATTATTGCTGGCATTAGCCAACGGACCAACAACCGCAATAGTTCCTGATCTTTTAATTGGAAGAACATTATTTTCATTTTTAAGTAATACCATAGATTGAGAGGCTACTTCTCTGGCAAATATTCTATTTACGCTAGTGAAGATTTCAGAATCTGCTCGTTCTTTATCTGTATATCTATAAGGATCTTCAAAAAGTCCTAATTGGAACTTCGCTTCTAAAATTCTTCGAACCGCCGTATCTATGCTTTCTTCTGAAACTTTATCTTCTGAAAGCGATTTTTCTAATGTTGAAACAAATCCTTCTCCCACCATATCCATATCTACTCCTGCATTTAATGCTAAAGCAGCAACTGTTTGAAGATCACCCATTCCATGCGCTATCATTTCATTAATACCGGTGTAATCTGTCACCACAAATCCGTCAAAATCCCATTGATCTCTTAGCAAGTCTGTTAACAACCATTTATTACCTGTGGCAGGAATTCCATCTACTTCATTAAAAGAAGCCATCACAGTACCTACCCCAGCTTCTATCGCCGCTTTATAAGGAGGCAGATAATCGTTATACATACGAATTCTGCTCATATCTACTGTATTATAATCTCTCCCTGCCTCTGATGCGCCATACAAAGCAAAGTGTTTAACACAAGCAAGAATGGTATTGCTTTTACTAAGATCATCTTGCTGATACCCACGTACCATTGCTTTTGCAATTTCTCCACCTAAATAAGCATCTTCCCCATTCCCTTCTGAAACTCTCCCCCAGCGTGGATCTCTTGAAACATCTACCATTGGAGAAAATGTCCAGTTAATCCCATCTGCACTCGCTTCCATGGCAGCCATTTGTGCAGTTTTCTCTATCAATGCCATATCCCAAGAGGTAGACAAGCCTAAAGGAATTGGAAAGGTGGTTTCATACCCGTGAATCACGTCCATCCCAAAGATCAAAGGAATCTTTAATCGACTTTTTTCTACAGCTATCTTTTGAACTTCTCTTATCTTTTCAACTGTTTTAATATTGAATAAACCACCAATCTTTCCCTCTTCAATCTTCTTGGCGACATCTGTACTTTTAGCCTGCCCTGTAGTAAAATCGCCAGAAGAAGGTAGATTTAACTGTCCAAGTTTCTCTGTTAAAGTCATTACAGAGATCAGGGAATCTATCTTTCTGTTCATTTCAACTTTATCAGCTTTATACGCCGAGTAGTCTATGGTTGGCTTTTTGCTATTTAGTTTTTTTTCTTGAGCATTCATGGCAAAAGAACATCCACAAATTGCCAAAACAATTAATTTCTTTGCAAGTGTAGTGGGTTTATATAGGGTATTAATCATTTCCATCTTCTTCTATTTTTTTTCGATCTAGCCTATAGATCTTGACATTTATTCTATTTTTTCTGAGCTAATAACCACTCGTATAATGCAGGATTGTTATAAGTTTCTGTCCAACTATTGTGATTGGCTAATGGATATACTGTGTACTTTACATCATTACCAGCCTCTTTTAACGTCTTAACCATTTCATTACTATTGGTTGGAGAAACCACATCATCTAAGGCACCATGAAACACCCAAATCGGCATTTTTTGGATATGAGAGATGTTTCTGTATATAGGTCTATAAATGGCACCACAAACCGGAGCCATCGCAGCAAAAAGCTCAGGATATTCTCCTCC is from Gillisia sp. Hel1_33_143 and encodes:
- the rimM gene encoding ribosome maturation factor RimM (Essential for efficient processing of 16S rRNA); its protein translation is MLKEECFYLGKIVSKFSFKGEVLIKLDTDEPEAYTEMESVFVDYNDNLVPFFIERSSLHKSDLLRAKFEDVNTEEDAEDLMKCDLYLPLTLLPELDGDKFYFHEIIGFTVEDIEYGTVGKIVSINDSTAQSLFEIEKDGKEVLIPMNEEFIEKLDKKNKIIFLKTPEGLIDLYLD
- a CDS encoding 30S ribosomal protein S16; this encodes MPVKIRLQRHGKKGKPFYWIIAADARAKRDGKYLEKLGIYNPNTNPATIELDVNEAVKWLQNGAQPTDTARAILSYKGALLKNHLAGGVRKGAITEEQADEKFQAWLDEKEGKVSNKKESLSKEQEAAKQKALEAEKEVNAKREAAAKEAADAATAEEAAANDAEATTEDASTEENKEA
- a CDS encoding tRNA1(Val) (adenine(37)-N6)-methyltransferase, whose amino-acid sequence is MKIGTDGVLLGAWTPVDKNVFSILDIGTGTGLISLMLAQRSYADLIDALEIDENAYEQAVENFENSPWGDRLYCYHAGFDEFVEEMQDEKYDLIVSNPPFYNSNLSDKKTSSREIARFQDALPFEELISGASKLLSEEGKLSLIVPADEESKILEFAKVCNLYPSKITRVKGTPTSEIKRSLILLSFQQKETIQDILILEESRHHYTKEYHKMVEPFYLKL
- the trxA gene encoding thioredoxin; this translates as MALEITDANFEEMVLKSEQPVMVDFWAAWCGPCRMVGPIIDDISKDYDGKAVVGKLDVDANQEFAAKYGVRNIPTVLIFQNGEVVGRQVGVAPKNTYAEALDALL
- a CDS encoding ferritin-like domain-containing protein produces the protein MKYSEDVANKLNSLLEKNYDSEKGYQMAAENVKNPQLKEFFNQRAKERYDFGHELKSEIKSFGQEPDKGTSLKGDIHRGWMDIKTSLSSDNEEAVLEEAIRGEKAAVEEYNEVLKSEEIPSSTGNVLMKQRNSITDALNKVKSLEQWKD
- the dnaE gene encoding DNA polymerase III subunit alpha — its product is MYLIFDTETTGLPKRWDAPLTDFDNWPRCIQIAWQLHDEMGNLIESQDYLVKPEGFNIPFDAEKIHGISTELAQEEGISLQEVLEKFNIALQKTKFVVGQNVGFDLNIMGAEFLREGMENSLQDFPVLDTCTEKTAELCKLPGGRYGRFKLPTLTELHEELFSEPFAEAHNATADVEATTRCFLELIRKEIYTKEELDVPVDYFQNFSESNPQPIQLIGLKHINLKKASAKIRERLQKVNGVDEISTEEIQENLEKLDEVRFSHLHNHSQFSILQSTISIPNLVKAAGEENMPAVAMTDHGNMMGAFHFVKEVGNYNKAVRAENEAALANNEPADAKELKAVLGCEFFVCEDHKDKTRKDNGYQIVILAKNKKGYHNLAKMASAAYIDGFYYVPRIDKEVIKRYKEDLIVLTGNLNGEVPGKILNVGENQAEEALIWWKETFGEDLYIELMRHDLEEENRVNQVLLQFSKKHNVKIVATNNTYYRAQADANAHDILLCVKDGEKQATPIGRGRGYRYGLPNNEFYFKSDLEMKSLFKDLPQAISNIQEVVDKIEPFELARDVLLPAFDIPERFIVAEDAVDDGKRGENAYLKHLTYEGAKGRYGEITEDIKTRLDFELSVIEKTGYPGYFLIVEDFIRAARQMDVSVGPGRGSAAGSAVAYCLAITNIDPIKYDLLFERFLNPDRVSMPDIDIDFDDEGRSRVMDYVIKKYGANQVAQIITYGTMAAKSSIRDTARVLDLPLNEADRISKLIPNMSKLGKIFGVDEKELKKKFRSEDLDKVRELLNIADGDDLEAQTLNQARILEGSVRNTGIHACGVIITPSDITNFVPVSVAKDSDLYVTQFDNSVVESAGLLKMDFLGLKTLTLIKDTVKIVKGRHNIDLDPDNFPLDDEKTYELFQRGETVGIFQYESPGMQKHMQALKPTVFDDLIAMNALYRPGPMEYIPSFIARKHGDEEIAYDLEDMEGYLKETYGITVYQEQVMLLSQKLAGFTKGEADMLRKAMGKKLVDLLATLKPKFLDGGEAKGHPREILEKIWKDWEAFASYAFNKSHSTCYAWIAYQTAYLKAHYPAEYMAAVLSNNMNDIKQVTFFMEECKRMKLKVLGPDVNESYYKFSVNKEYAVRFGMGAIKGVGSGAVATIVENRKTESGPYKSIFDMAKRIDLRSANKKAFESLALAGGFDGFGNHRAQYFHDEGDGITFLEKVIKYAAKFQESENSSQVSLFGEASDVQIPEPVVPPCEEWGTMGKLKREKDVVGIYISGHPLDDFKAEIHYFCNAQVSDFKDLSTYVNRELAFGGVVSDVQHRTSKMGKGWAAFTIEDYLDSYEFRIFGEEYLRFQHFLVPNGFVYVKAFVKEGWTNKDTGAKSEPRLQFNNFQLLHDVMDIYARKLTIQLDINHIKEEQIENLKEIIRAHRGDHSLNFIVYEMKEMVKVDMTSRKQKVKISQELLDALEGEQVMYKLN